The following are from one region of the Salmo trutta chromosome 20, fSalTru1.1, whole genome shotgun sequence genome:
- the ccdc93 gene encoding coiled-coil domain-containing protein 93 — MLSSCDGTPHRSNMAATSVFQRVRTGSKIGAQYDQEGNLIQVETREDEEQSVKLAEILELLLAAGYFRARIKGLGPFDKVVGGMTWCITTCNFDIDVDLLFQENSTIGQKIALTEKIVSVLPKMKCPHRLEPHQIQGLDFIHIFPVIQWLVKRAIETREEMGDYVRAYSVSQFQKTHSFPEDEDFLQRKEKAVKAVLDVSEVYKPQRKYKRQVEAGELLDEESRVHSTLLEYGRRYGFSKQTKQDKTEDRKASLTPGSQATPQGMTEVSQEEEDLQAAEEMRIKTLMTSMAAMATEEGRLTASTVGQIVGLQSEEIKQIASEYAEKQSELSAEDRPERYGPVQQHRRMVTSLNKQIQQKTKQLEELQAKRLEVKSGCEQAKSKLMEATEQTERLEKELSALEEAEGQADTGLLEKLRALVGMNENLKHQEQEFRTHCREEMVRLQQNIENLKIESGDDTEDEKERSQLIEKQYNTDREKLQKIRLLMARRNREIAVLQRKIDEVPSRAELTQYQKRFIELYGQVSATHKETKQFFTLYNTLDDKKVYLEKEVNLLNSIHDNFQQAMASSGAKEQFLRQMEQIVEGIKQSRIKMEKKKQENKMRRDQLNDEYLELLDKQRLYFKTVKDFKEECRKNEMLLSKLRTKGAS; from the exons ATGCTTTCGTCATGTGACGGCACACCACATCGGTCCAACATGGCGGCCACGTCTGTCTTCCAGAGAGTGAGAACAGGGTCGAAAATAGGAGCTCAATATGATCAAGAAGGAAATCTTATTCAG GTTGAAACACGGGAGGACGAGGAGCAGAGTGTCAAGCTAGCAGAAATCCTGGAACTTCTGCTTGCTGCTGGATACTTTAGAGCCCGAATCAAAGGACTGGGACCTTTTGATAAG GTGGTTGGAGGGATGACATGGTGCATCACAACATGTAACTTCGACATTGACGTGGATCTACTGTTCCAGGAAAATTCAACTATTGGACAGAAAAT AGCTCTCACAGAGAAAATTGTGTCTGTTCTGCCCAAAATGAAGTGCCCTCACCGCCTGGAGCCCCATCAGATCCAAGGGCTGGATTTCATCCATATATTTCCAGTGATACAG TGGCTGGTGAAGAGAGCCATAGAGacgagggaggagatgggagactATGTGAGGGCCTACTCTGTCTCTCAGTTCCAGAAGACACACAGCTTTCCTGAG GATGAAGACTTCCTCCAGAGAAAGGAGAAGGCTGTGAAAGCAGTCCTAGATGTATCG GAAGTGTATAAACCTCAGAGGAAGTACAAGAGACAGGTTGAAGCAGGAGAGCTGTTGGATGAAGAGTCCAGGGTTCACTCCACCTTGCTGGAGTATGGAAG ACGATATGGATTCAGCAAGCAGACAAAACAGGACAAG ACAGAGGATCGGAAAGCCTCGTTGACCCCGGGCTCTCAGGCCACGCCCCAAGGGATGACAGAGGTGTCGCAAGAGGAGGAGGACCTGCAGGCAGCAGAGGAA ATGCGCATCAAAACACTGATGACCAGCATGGCTGCCATGGCGACTGAGGAG GGGAGGCTAACAGCTAGCACCGTGGGCCAGATAGTTGGGCTACAGTCTGAGGAGATTAAACAGATAGCATCTGAGTATGCTGAGAAG CAGTCAGAGCTGTCTGCAGAGGATCGTCCAGAGCGGTACGGGCCAGTCCAGCAACACCGAAGGATGGTGACCTCTCTAAACAAACAGATCCAACAGAAAACCAAGCAGTTGGAGGAG CTACAAGCCAAGCGCTTGGAGGTAAAATCAGGGTGTGAGCAGGCTAAGAGCAAACTGATGGAGGccacagagcagacagagagactggagaaagAGCTGAGTGCCCTGGAAGAGGCTGAGGGACAGGCTGATACTGG TCTGTTGGAGAAGCTGAGGGCTCTGGTAGGCATGAATGAGAACCTAAAGCACCAGGAGCAGGAATTCCGGACACACTGTAGA GAGGAGATGGTTCGCCTGCAGCAGAACATTGAGAACCTGAAGATTGAGTCAGGAGATGATACGGAGGATGAGAAG gaGAGGAGTCAGCTAATAGAAAAGCAgtacaacacagacagagagaagctaCAGAAAATCAGACTACTGATG GCTCGTAGGAACCGTGAGATCGCCGTGCTGCAGAGGAAGATAGACGAGGTGCCGAGCAGGGCAGAACTGACCCAGTATCAGAAAAGGTTCATTGAGCTCTATGGCCAAG TTTCAGCAACACATAAAGAGACCAAGCAGTTCTTCACCTTGTATAACACATTAGATGACAAGAAGGTTTACCTGGAGAAGGAG GTGAACTTGCTGAATTCCATCCATGACAACTTCCAACA GGCGATGGCGTCTTCGGGGGCCAAGGAACAGTTCTTGAGACAGATGGAGCAGATAGTCGAGGGAATCAAACAAAGCCGCATCAAG ATGGAGAAGAAGAAGCAGGAGAACAAGATGAGGAGAGACCAGCTGAACGATGAGTACCTCGAGCTGCTGGATAAACAGAGGCTCTACTTCAAAACTGTCAAGGACTTCAAAGAG GAGTGTCGGAAGAACGAAATGCTGCTATCCAAGCTGAGAACCAAGGGAGCTTCGTAA
- the LOC115155742 gene encoding uncharacterized protein LOC115155742, with the protein MAEEESDLETDRLELKLETLYIYSNDNCSVQSKEYCTEFCKLVEEHTERWQVPLPQLKVLRTALTCFTRATAAYPDDCQHVSYALSSLALSFFELMLFFGKEEYQEAPLKDILASFQACHRRLLRHRNVYLLQVRQVIKDGGPWERPTLQAILKDTVLTQTEVEKYLSSEKPVFFELRVRYLQACERVQEAMALAKSCLEHPEVGRHLFFHQAYLTCLYKASLHEHLLKEVAEIDGRDAVEIICNAESQEKEELLLSLCKAFLSQQLNNGDMYYIWDLVFLWSRLHLRAHPTKQGFLSECHQLMLSAINARAIFPFIKVITAEMGSEGVPLCVELCTAALQTDLQSDPVTRSLLCKTIAFLLPRDLEVCRLCALLVFYLERSVEAYKTVYLLYTHPDEEPHPLHTPVKTNIRFYILQVLKEGLFFDPEFWNLLTLRTHCLELMTDKAMREALNEVKEEEELEQVEEEWIPSYWMEEETCRIHTDASHLQPHTNTALEKSETAGQEHEEGEYGDAPESQTEDFLVRRKRRCRSDVDYADDPDIKYSLRHNHSSESSTKLPANRQREYLARHVKNKILKRRGRKPRWLLLEMTRQTENVSPGRTRARGKGREGMRERGEGEREKWERGECKSERWERGKGKRKRGEGDEGKKARRQGREGKRPYRRTIRGMELSFPENEVPVDQEVVEKRVEPSIGVALQHNDAETYVNMGLPNGLHGERPFEYEPETEIEFSEVDHSVVEPSDVNPLDLKPSVVELSVVEPSVAEPSEVKVFEGPSEQTDPELDGPALDMEECPLTLFHIYAKSSKGTDAKELQPLTEGSDVTALEAGPDSNTQGDDTKPGKAPVRSKHLRFHCSHCQKLFKGGNVVRHTLAHLKLRKTRLSCVFCGKHFQRYNRAKEHVLEHVEELRTSTLNSKIKPAVNGDAEPSENVNHASENETKPTENVTEPPAPTDQPPKPKRVKARPEVSKQSRIIQNLRNLIRKTQKWNTDPDNQVSVEVKDEQVTVKDKVVIVKEVVPGEETEGGEKNECEGGEQEGKQKQYHLCPAEGCDSIFMKIGPSMLRHAVNYHMEDAAVLEKTFQWGKGKCQICQRHLLVFEHYRDHMKLHDAPLKQACLHMSCGQCFKTSQELKDHMDTHQPLQAPCGYSGCREIFFTLPSLHGHEWRHYTQPQSKDELEQVATKELSSEGEASWKQRVKSHNVTVHGWRETPFPKSRSSDPHVKCIYCNRYMWNYQHFLDHMKIHDDPLKQVCLHQNCGRRFSRTHLLWEHMETHRPLQALCGYSGCRLIFSRLPSLHDHEWRHYTQGQPEDEPTEEQSATKEGQTLESNTNSKNNDGPLATPGTGAVTRPPSDCTHKLINGHDGEDKKDQAPETDVPATTITSPTQPHPSLVQNLTEPMTMRDVDNIVTLAQVMICGEEPVIAEHKTFKPEDPSYLPLAKAPLIRPPPSTYLTEAALSMRKRRKPNEVTSCGAGRKNKATVKRRVVGKKNALQKEVAAEKEVEEEAPPQRQRCSKCFSSFPSPEELKRHLSQNTCSSLFNFDSDDDS; encoded by the exons ATGGCGGAGGAGGAAAGTGATTTGGAAACAGACAGACTAGAATTGAAACTGGAGACTTTGTACATATACTCTAACGACAACTGTTCAGTACAAAGCAAAGAATATTGCACTGAGTTTTGTAAG cTGGTGGAGGAGCATACAGAGAGATGGCAGGTGCCGCTGCCCCAGCTGAAGGTGCTGCGGACAGCTCTTACCTGCTTCACCAGAGCCACTGCTGCCTACCCCGATGACTGTCAGCATGTCAGTTACGCTCTCAGCAGTCTGGCCTT GAGCTTCTTTGAGCTGATGCTGTTCTTCGGTAAAGAGGAATACCAGGAGGCCCCCTTGAAGGACATATTAGCCTCTTTTCAG GCCTGCCACCGCCGCCTGCTGAGACACAGGAACGTCTACCTGCTACAGGTGAGGCAGGTGATCAAAGATGGCGGCCCCTGGGAGAGACCCACTCTGCAGGCCATCCTGAAAGACACAGTCCTCACACAGACAGAAG TGGAGAAGTATCTGAGCTCGGAGAAGCCAGTGTTCTTTGAGCTGCGTGTGCGATACCTGCAGGCCTGTGAGCGCGTGCAGGAGGCCATGGCCCTGGCTAAGAGTTGTCTGGAGCACCCCGAGGTGGGGAGGCACCTGTTCTTCCACCAGGCCTACCTCACCTGCCTGTACAAGGCCTCGCTGCATGAACACCTGCTCAAGGAG GTGGCTGAGATAGATGGAAGAGACGCAGTAGAGATAATCTGTAACGCAGAGAGCCAGGAGAAAGAAGAGCTGCTGCTGTCTCTTTGTAAAGCCTTCCTCAGTCAACAGCTAAACAATGGAGACATGTACTACATCTG GGATCTGGTGTTCCTGTGGAGCAGACTGCACCTCAGGGCCCATCCCACTAAGCAGGGCTTCCTGTCTGAGTGTCACCAGCTGATGCTCTCCGCCATCAACGCCAGAGCCATCTTCCCCTTCATCAAAGTCATCACAGCAGAG ATGGGTAGTGAGGGAGTGccgctgtgtgtggagctgtgtacTGCAGCGTTGCAGACAGACCTCCAGTCTGACCCTGTGACACGCAGCCTGTTGTGTAAGACCATCGCCTTTCTGCTCCCCCGCGACCTGGAGGTGTGTCGCCTCTGTGCCCTGCTGGTGTTCTATCTGGAGCGCAGTGTGGAGGCCTACAAGACCGTGTATTTGCTCTACACACACCCAGACGAGGAGCCACACCCCCTCCACACCCCTGTCAAAACCAACATACGCTTCTATATCTTACAG GTGCTGAAGGAAGGGCTGTTCTTCGACCCAGAGTTCTGGAACCTCCTGACCCTGAGAACCCACTGTCTGGAGCTTATGACTGACAAGGCCATGAGGGAGGCTCTCAACGaggtgaaggaggaagaggagttggAGCAGGTGGAGGAGGAGTGGATACCAAGTTACTGGATGGAGGAGGAGACATGCAGAATACACACAGACGCCTCCCACCTCCAACCACACACTAACACAGCACTGGAGAAATCTGAGACTGCAGGGCAGGAGCATGAGGAGGGAGAGTATGGGGATGCTCCTGAGTCACAGACAGAAGACTTCCTagtgaggaggaagagaaggtgtAGGTCTGATGTTGACTATGCTGACGACCCAGACATTAAGTACTCCCTCAGACACAATCACAGTTCTGAAAGCTCCACCAAGCTACCGGCCAATCGGCAGAGGGAATACCTGGCCAGACACGTGAAGAACAAGATCCTGAAGAGACGCGGCAGGAAACCAAGATGGCTGCTCCTGGAGATGACCAGACAGACGGAGAATGTGTCCCCGGGGAGAACAAGGGcaagagggaagggaagggagggaatgagagagaggggtgagggtgaaagagagaaatgggaaaGAGGAGAGTGTAAGagtgagagatgggagaggggaaaggggaaaAGAAAGCGAGGAGAAGGGGACGAGGGTAAGAAAGCGAGGAGGCAGGGAAGGGAAGGTAAGAGACCTTACCGCAGAACTATACGTGGCATGGAGCTATCCTTCCCTGAAAATGAAGTGCCTGTGGACCAGGAGGTGGTAGAGAAACGTGTAGAACCCAGTATTGGTGTTGCACTGCAGCACAATGACGCGGAGACCTATGTCAACATGGGACTGCCTAATGGCCTACATGGTGAGAGACCGTTTGAGTATGAACCAGAGACAGAAATAGAGTTTTCAGAAGTAGATCATTCAGTGGTAGAGCCTTCAGACGTAAATCCTTTAGACTTAAAACCTTCAGTAGTAGAGCTTTCTGTTGTAGAGCCTTCTGTTGCTGAGCCTTCAGAAGTGAAGGTTTTCGAAGGTCCCAGTGAGCAGACCGACCCAGAGCTGGACGGCCCAGCCTTGGACATGGAGGAGTGTCCACTAACACTGTTCCACATCTATGCCAAATCCTCTAAAGGGACAGATGCTAAGGAATTACAACCTTTGACGGAAGGTAGTGATGTCACAGCGTTGGAGGCAGGACCGGACTCAAACACTCAG GGTGACGACACAAAGCCAGGCAAGGCTCCAGTCCGCTCCAAACACCTGCGCTTCCACTGCAGCCACTGCCAGAAGCTCTTCAAGGGAGGCAACGTGGTGAGACACACCCTGGCCCACCTGAAGCTGAGGAAGACTAGGCTCAGCTGTGTCTTCTGTGGCAAACACTTCCAACGGTACAACCGTGCCAAGGAACACGTTCTAGAGCACGTAGAGGAACTGAGAACCAGCACGCTCAATAGTAAGATCAAACCTGCTGTCAATGGAGATGCAGAACCCTCGGAGAACGTTAATCACGCTTCGGAGAACGAGACTaaacccactgagaatgtgacaGAGCCCCCTGCTCCGACGGATCAGCCTCCCAAACCCAAACGTGTTAAAGCCAGGCCAGAGGTCAGCAAGCAGAGTAGAATCATTCAGAACCTGAGAAACCTGATCAGAAAAACCCAGAAGTGGAATACGGACCCGGACAACCAGGTGTCAGTGGAAGTGAAGGATGAACAGGTGACTGTGAAGGATAAAGTGGTGATTGTGAAAGAGGTGGTGCCTGGGGAGGAgactgagggaggagagaagaatgAGTGTGAAGGAGGAGAGCAGGAGGGGAAGCAGAAGCAGTACCACCTGTGTCCTGCGGAGGGCTGTGACAGCATCTTTATGAAGATAGGCCCATCGATGCTGAGACATGCAGTCAACTACCACATGGAGGATGCAGCCGTCCTGGAGAAGACCTTCCAGTGGGGGAAGGGGAAGTGCCAGATCTGCCAGAG GCACCTGTTGGTGTTCGAGCACTACAGAGACCACATGAAGCTCCATGATGCTCCTCTGAAACAGGCGTGCCTCCACATGAGCTGTGGCCAGTGCTTCAAGACCTCCCAGGAGCTCAAAGACCACATGGACACCCACCAACCACTCCAGGCCCCCTGTGGGTACTCCGGCTGTAGGGAGATCTTCtttaccctcccctctctccacggCCACGAGTGGAGACACTACACCCAGCCCCAGTCTAAAGATGAGCTGGAGCAGGTCGCTACCAAAGAGCTGAGCTCTGAGGGTGAGGCCTCCTGGAAACAGAGGGTGAAGAGCCATAATGTGACAGTGCACGGGTGGAGGGAAACGCCTTTTCCCAAATCCAGGAGCTCTGATCCTCATGTGAAGTGCATTTACTGTAACAG GTACATGTGGAACTACCAGCACTTCCTAGACCACATGAAGATCCATGATGATCCTCTAAAACAGGTGTGTCTCCATCAGAACTGTGGCCGGCGCTTTTCCAGAACCCACCTGCTCTGGGAGCACATGGAGACCCACCGGCCTCTCCAGGCCCTCTGTGGGTACTCTGGCTGTAGGCTGATCTTCTCtcgcctcccctctctccatgacCACGAGTGGAGGCACTACACTCAGGGCCAGCCTGAAGATGAGCCGACAGAGGAGCAGAGCGCTACCAAAGAGGGGCAGACTCTGGAATCAAACACCAACAGTAAAAACAATGACGGCCCTTTGGCGACTCCAGGCACTGGTGCTGTCACCAGACCTCCCAGTGACTGCACACACAAACTAATCAATGGCCATGATGGAGAGGACAAGAAAGACCAAGCCCCTGAGACAGATGTCCCTGCCACCACTATCACCTCCCCCACACAACCCCATCCCAGTCTCGTCCAAAACCTCACTGAGCCAATGACCATGAGGGATGTGGACAATATCGTCACTTTGGCTCAGGTGATGATTTGCGGAGAGGAACCAGTTATTGCGGAACACAAGACCTTCAAACCAGAGGATCCTTCCTACTTACCCCTGGCCAAAGCCCCCCTCATCCGCCCGCCCCCCTCTACATACCTGACCGAGGCAGCCCTCAGCATGCGCAAGCGCAGGAAACCCAACGAGGTCACTTCCTGCGGGGCTGGCAGGAAGAATAAGGCTACAGTAAAGAGGCGTGTGGTGGGGAAGAAGAATGCGTTGCAGAAGGAGGTGGCGGCtgagaaggaggtagaggaggaggcccCCCCTCAAAGACAGCGCTGCTCCAAGTGTTTCTCCTCCTTCCCTAGCCCAGAGGAACTGAAGAGACACCTCTCCCAAAACACCTGCTCCTCCCTCTTCAACTTTGACTCTGACGATGACA GTTAG